One genomic segment of Deltaproteobacteria bacterium includes these proteins:
- the galE gene encoding UDP-glucose 4-epimerase GalE, which translates to MCKKSWTAGVTLNNGRKVLVTGGAGYIGSHVARELVDRGFDVTVIDLLREKFGTGNRWAVPAKARFVQGDCGDRALLKRLLPSGQRFDAVFHFAAYILVEESVREPKRYFQNNVEGSRALFDYAFETGVPAVIFSSTAATYGEPQSALIKETDPQRPVNPYGESKLQAEKILKEIADRYSSRSLNLASKTGYVGLRYFNPAGAHESLEIGQARPEATHLVNVAAEAAIGKRSAVMIFGDDYPTGDGTCLRDYIHIQDLSDAHIKALEYLDRGGASDFFNVGYGKPYSVREVLESMMRVSGKNFSVELRCRRVGDPAQLAADSTKIKAAMGWQPTRDSLDEICRSQFLWEKKRL; encoded by the coding sequence ATGTGCAAAAAGTCGTGGACGGCTGGCGTGACGCTTAATAACGGGCGCAAAGTTTTAGTTACGGGTGGCGCGGGCTATATAGGTTCCCATGTTGCCCGTGAACTAGTTGATCGCGGATTTGATGTAACAGTGATAGATCTGCTCCGCGAAAAATTTGGCACGGGCAATCGCTGGGCCGTTCCAGCGAAAGCGCGATTTGTTCAGGGCGACTGTGGCGACCGCGCTTTGTTGAAACGTCTTTTACCTAGCGGACAGCGCTTTGATGCGGTTTTTCATTTCGCGGCCTATATCCTCGTCGAAGAATCTGTTCGTGAACCAAAGCGCTACTTTCAAAACAATGTTGAGGGCTCTCGCGCTCTGTTCGATTATGCTTTTGAAACCGGCGTCCCGGCGGTCATCTTTTCTTCGACCGCAGCGACCTACGGTGAGCCTCAGAGCGCTCTAATAAAAGAAACAGATCCCCAGAGACCTGTAAATCCCTACGGTGAAAGTAAACTTCAAGCAGAAAAAATTCTTAAAGAGATCGCGGATCGATATTCGAGTAGGAGTTTGAACCTGGCTTCGAAGACGGGCTATGTGGGTTTAAGATATTTCAATCCTGCGGGAGCACATGAGTCTTTGGAAATCGGGCAGGCACGACCAGAAGCGACTCATTTGGTCAACGTGGCAGCTGAAGCTGCGATTGGCAAACGAAGTGCAGTTATGATTTTCGGTGACGACTATCCGACGGGCGACGGAACTTGTCTTCGTGACTATATCCATATTCAAGACTTGTCCGACGCTCATATAAAGGCGCTCGAATATTTGGATCGGGGCGGGGCCTCGGACTTCTTCAATGTCGGATACGGGAAGCCATATTCTGTTCGTGAAGTACTGGAATCAATGATGCGTGTATCGGGAAAAAATTTTTCAGTTGAGCTACGTTGCCGGCGAGTAGGGGATCCGGCTCAGTTGGCAGCTGATTCAACGAAAATCAAAGCGGCGATGGGGTGGCAACCCACGCGAGACTCTTTGGATGAAATTTGCCGTTCGCAGTTTCTTTGGGAGAAAAAACGCTTATGA
- the metH gene encoding methionine synthase yields the protein MQYTQIRREISAALKERILIIDGAMGTMLQQKKFTEADFRGTRFQNHEKDLKGNNDLLCITQPDAVYEVHLAYLEAGADIIETNTFNGTRCVQLEYGLESHVREINLAAAKVARRAADDFMRSTASSLGGRKVYVAGAIGPLNRTASLSPDVNNPGFRAIDFDTMVSDYREQGEALLDGGCDILLPETVFDTLNAKAALFAIRSIEEAREIKIPLMLSVTITDRAGRTLSGQTVEAFWNSVRHSNPISVGLNCALGTDEMRPFLSELARVAEVPVSCYPNAGLPNPLSPTGYDETPESIALGLRTFARAGWLNLVGGCCGTTPPHIKAIAEAMRGLKPRDPLVAMTAPRQAMRLSGLESYTLLSRQAKGSVGTSFTMVGERTNVTGSPRFSKFIKEGRTEEAVQVARQQVENGANVIDINFDEAMIDGKVMMREFLRRALAEPDIARVPVMLDSSKWEVLEEGLKNVQGKCIVNSLSLKEGETEFLRQAALCQKYGAAIVVMAFDENGQAVTADEKVRICKRAYDLLLSKLDFDPCDIVFDPNILTVATGMPEHDNYALEFLEAIGRIKSECLGALVSGGVSNLSFSFRGNNPVREAMHSVFLKHAVERGLDLGIVNAGMLEVYDEIDPELLVRVEDVILNRKSSNSNGASEELVAFAEKLKAAASEAGAGTGGVSTATAKGLEWRTLDLNERISHALVKGVDSHIVEDTERALAELGSPIAVIEGPLMSGMRVVGDLFGEGKMFLPQVVKSARVMKKAVAVLEPVMLAEREKRTVMGAETEKAKTFLIATVKGDVHDIGKNIVGVVLQCNGYRVVDLGVMVSTSKIVDAIRSEKADIVGLSGLITPSLDEMRLNLEEFERVGLKLPVLIGGATTSGLHTAVKLDPFYSGAVSHVLDASRVVEVCQRFLSEDEAEREKAVQAVKESNLRTREEYLGKASSRKVLSAEAARARKFFCDWSNTDIAVPDRTGVFDWAVSVGELVEFIDWSPLFWSWELKGLYPKIFEHPKYGDQAKQLFADAKGLLDRIVRENRFHPRVLVGFFPAVTDGAETVSIRDREGKVLDTITFERQLDEEVAADGTPARRYSLADFVAPSSLGREDYIGMFAVTAGRDVETFAQSFLRQHDDYQSILVKALADRIAEAAAEWAHKRARDFCGFGRTENLALEDLLKEKYRGIRPAPGYSACPSHAHKRKIWKLMQVKERVGISLTESDMMDPAASVSGFYFNHPEARYF from the coding sequence ATGCAATATACCCAAATTCGACGTGAAATATCGGCCGCTCTGAAAGAGCGAATTTTGATTATTGATGGTGCCATGGGCACGATGCTTCAGCAGAAGAAGTTCACGGAAGCTGATTTTCGCGGAACACGCTTTCAGAACCACGAAAAAGATCTCAAAGGGAATAACGACCTCCTATGCATCACTCAGCCAGACGCTGTTTATGAGGTCCACTTGGCCTACCTCGAGGCCGGTGCAGACATCATCGAGACCAATACCTTTAATGGCACTCGCTGTGTGCAGCTTGAGTACGGACTAGAGAGCCATGTGCGGGAAATAAATCTTGCGGCTGCCAAAGTAGCCCGTCGTGCTGCAGATGATTTCATGCGTTCGACTGCGTCGTCTTTGGGCGGTCGAAAGGTGTACGTCGCAGGCGCGATCGGTCCACTGAACCGAACAGCATCGCTTTCGCCTGATGTGAACAATCCAGGTTTTCGCGCAATTGATTTCGACACAATGGTTTCTGACTATCGCGAACAAGGCGAAGCACTTCTGGACGGCGGCTGTGATATTCTTTTACCTGAAACAGTTTTTGATACTTTGAATGCAAAGGCAGCCCTCTTTGCAATTCGTTCGATAGAAGAAGCGCGGGAAATTAAAATTCCGTTGATGTTATCGGTGACAATCACAGATCGTGCCGGCCGAACATTGAGCGGCCAAACGGTTGAAGCTTTTTGGAATAGCGTCCGTCATTCAAATCCAATTTCGGTGGGACTTAACTGTGCCCTCGGCACAGATGAAATGCGGCCATTCCTAAGTGAACTCGCTCGCGTTGCCGAGGTGCCGGTTAGCTGCTACCCGAATGCGGGTCTACCTAATCCGCTATCGCCTACCGGCTATGATGAAACACCTGAATCTATTGCTCTGGGCCTTCGTACTTTTGCGCGCGCCGGATGGCTCAATCTTGTGGGTGGGTGCTGCGGAACGACTCCTCCGCATATCAAAGCCATCGCAGAAGCAATGAGAGGTTTAAAGCCGCGCGATCCGTTAGTCGCGATGACTGCGCCTCGACAAGCGATGCGACTTTCTGGGCTTGAATCATACACCCTGCTTTCGCGTCAAGCGAAGGGAAGTGTTGGAACCTCATTCACAATGGTTGGCGAGCGAACCAACGTCACCGGTTCTCCAAGATTTTCTAAGTTCATTAAAGAAGGAAGAACAGAAGAAGCCGTTCAAGTCGCCAGGCAGCAAGTTGAAAACGGCGCGAATGTCATCGACATTAATTTCGATGAGGCAATGATCGATGGCAAAGTGATGATGCGAGAATTTCTTCGTCGTGCACTCGCTGAGCCAGATATAGCGCGTGTACCGGTGATGCTTGATTCGTCGAAATGGGAAGTCCTGGAAGAGGGTCTGAAGAACGTTCAAGGCAAGTGCATAGTCAATTCGCTTTCGCTAAAAGAGGGAGAAACCGAATTCTTAAGGCAGGCGGCCCTTTGCCAGAAGTATGGAGCGGCCATCGTCGTGATGGCATTTGATGAAAATGGTCAGGCCGTCACGGCCGACGAAAAAGTGCGCATCTGTAAGCGCGCTTATGATTTGCTTTTGTCGAAGCTTGATTTTGATCCGTGCGACATTGTTTTTGATCCGAATATTTTGACCGTTGCGACCGGCATGCCCGAGCACGACAACTATGCTCTAGAATTTCTTGAGGCGATCGGACGTATAAAATCCGAATGCCTAGGAGCATTGGTCAGCGGCGGCGTTTCGAATTTGTCGTTTAGTTTCCGCGGCAACAATCCCGTTCGCGAGGCTATGCATTCTGTATTTTTAAAACACGCGGTCGAACGAGGGCTCGATCTGGGCATCGTTAATGCCGGCATGCTTGAAGTTTACGATGAAATTGACCCCGAACTTTTGGTCCGCGTCGAAGACGTCATATTGAATCGAAAAAGTTCAAACTCCAATGGCGCGAGCGAAGAGCTAGTGGCATTTGCCGAAAAGTTAAAGGCGGCGGCCAGCGAAGCCGGTGCGGGAACTGGTGGCGTAAGCACTGCGACCGCGAAGGGTCTTGAATGGCGCACGCTGGACTTAAACGAGCGAATTTCACACGCTCTCGTAAAAGGTGTTGATTCACACATCGTCGAAGACACCGAACGGGCTCTTGCGGAATTGGGATCGCCGATCGCAGTTATCGAAGGCCCCTTGATGAGCGGCATGAGAGTCGTCGGCGATCTATTCGGCGAAGGGAAAATGTTTTTACCCCAAGTGGTAAAAAGTGCGCGAGTCATGAAAAAAGCAGTGGCCGTGCTGGAGCCCGTGATGCTAGCCGAGCGCGAAAAGCGAACCGTGATGGGTGCTGAAACGGAAAAAGCGAAAACTTTTTTGATCGCAACTGTTAAAGGCGATGTCCACGATATTGGAAAAAATATTGTGGGTGTGGTTCTTCAGTGCAATGGTTACCGCGTGGTCGACCTGGGAGTCATGGTTTCTACTTCTAAGATCGTGGACGCGATTCGTTCGGAAAAAGCCGACATTGTCGGTTTAAGTGGTTTGATCACTCCGTCACTCGATGAAATGCGTTTGAATTTGGAAGAGTTCGAGCGAGTGGGATTAAAGCTGCCGGTGTTGATTGGTGGCGCGACGACGTCAGGTCTTCACACGGCCGTGAAACTTGATCCTTTTTATTCGGGCGCAGTTTCGCACGTCTTGGATGCATCGCGAGTGGTGGAAGTTTGTCAGCGATTTTTATCTGAGGATGAAGCCGAGCGGGAAAAAGCCGTGCAGGCAGTTAAGGAATCCAATCTGCGAACGCGGGAAGAATACCTAGGTAAAGCTTCTTCGCGTAAGGTTTTGTCGGCAGAAGCAGCCCGGGCGCGAAAGTTTTTTTGTGATTGGTCAAATACAGACATCGCTGTGCCCGATCGCACTGGTGTGTTTGACTGGGCAGTGTCGGTCGGTGAGCTTGTAGAATTCATTGATTGGAGCCCACTTTTTTGGTCTTGGGAACTAAAGGGCCTTTATCCGAAAATTTTCGAGCACCCTAAGTATGGCGATCAAGCAAAGCAACTTTTTGCCGACGCGAAAGGTTTGTTGGATCGGATCGTTCGGGAAAATCGTTTTCATCCCCGGGTTTTGGTTGGCTTTTTCCCAGCCGTCACGGACGGAGCTGAAACAGTTTCGATTCGTGACCGAGAAGGAAAAGTTCTTGATACCATCACATTCGAGCGCCAGCTTGATGAAGAGGTAGCCGCCGATGGTACGCCGGCGCGTCGCTATAGTTTGGCGGACTTTGTCGCCCCGTCGTCGTTAGGACGAGAAGATTACATCGGTATGTTTGCGGTCACCGCAGGACGCGATGTCGAAACTTTTGCTCAAAGTTTTCTTCGTCAGCATGATGATTACCAGTCGATCCTCGTCAAAGCTTTGGCTGATCGGATCGCGGAAGCTGCAGCTGAGTGGGCGCACAAGCGAGCGCGTGATTTTTGCGGGTTTGGACGGACAGAAAATCTGGCGCTTGAAGACCTATTGAAAGAGAAATACCGCGGAATTCGGCCAGCGCCTGGCTACTCGGCTTGCCCATCGCATGCCCACAAACGGAAAATTTGGAAACTGATGCAGGTGAAAGAACGGGTTGGTATTTCGCTGACCGAAAGCGACATGATGGATCCCGCCGCAAGTGTCTCTGGGTTTTATTTCAATCACCCAGAGGCAAGGTACTTCTAG
- a CDS encoding methylenetetrahydrofolate reductase has protein sequence MKVIDHINEAEAKGRGPQISYEIVPPPRGSSIKDIIDVVEELSTLKPPWMDVTSHSSVTQYHERSDGSISKRTVRKRPGTLGICGIIQNRFKIDTVAHILCQGFSKEETEDALIELSFLGIHNCLALRGDTPQGVTNGTNGPVKNRYAVDLVEQISEVRRGKFQEDLANSDPLDFCVGVAGYPEKHFEAPSLKIDIQNLKRKVDAGADYVTTQMFFDNSKFFAFEKAAREAGITVPIVPGLKILRSAAQLRTLPKAFFIDLPDALVDAVIKDPSRAEAIGQEWALMQAKDLIAHGCKNLHFYVLNDASAVKSIVTSVLGK, from the coding sequence ATGAAAGTCATCGATCACATCAATGAAGCCGAGGCCAAAGGCCGCGGTCCGCAGATTAGTTACGAAATCGTACCTCCGCCTCGAGGATCATCGATAAAGGACATCATCGACGTTGTGGAAGAGCTTTCGACGCTGAAACCGCCGTGGATGGATGTGACGTCCCACTCGTCGGTCACTCAATACCACGAACGAAGTGACGGCAGTATTTCGAAGCGAACTGTTCGAAAACGGCCCGGCACTCTTGGAATCTGCGGCATTATCCAAAATCGATTCAAGATCGACACCGTCGCGCACATTCTTTGTCAGGGCTTTTCGAAAGAAGAGACCGAAGACGCTTTAATAGAGCTTTCGTTTTTAGGAATTCACAACTGCTTGGCGCTTCGCGGAGATACTCCGCAAGGAGTCACTAACGGAACGAATGGACCGGTGAAGAACCGGTATGCCGTCGATCTTGTCGAGCAGATTTCGGAAGTCCGTCGAGGGAAGTTTCAGGAGGACCTGGCGAACAGCGATCCTCTGGATTTCTGTGTCGGAGTCGCGGGCTATCCAGAAAAACATTTTGAAGCGCCGAGTTTGAAAATCGACATTCAAAATTTGAAGCGAAAAGTCGATGCTGGTGCTGATTATGTCACGACTCAAATGTTTTTTGATAATTCGAAATTCTTTGCATTTGAAAAGGCGGCACGAGAAGCGGGAATCACAGTGCCAATTGTTCCAGGGTTAAAAATCCTGCGCTCGGCCGCACAGCTTCGGACCTTGCCGAAGGCCTTCTTTATTGATTTGCCCGATGCCCTTGTTGATGCCGTGATCAAAGATCCTTCTCGAGCCGAAGCCATCGGGCAGGAGTGGGCCTTGATGCAAGCAAAAGACTTGATCGCTCATGGCTGTAAAAACCTACATTTCTACGTTCTAAACGACGCTTCCGCCGTTAAATCAATCGTTACGTCTGTGCTTGGAAAATAG
- the rfbA gene encoding glucose-1-phosphate thymidylyltransferase RfbA, whose protein sequence is MKGIVLAGGSGTRLYPCTHSVSKQLLPVYDKPAIYYPISVLMLAGIKEILIISTPRDLPMIRSLMGTGEDIGVRFEYAEQEKPNGIAQAFVIGEKFIAGDSVCLILGDNIFYGEGLTRMLEAAAGTKSGAKVFAYHVNDPERYGVVEFDANYKALSIEEKPKAPRSNWAVTGLYFYDQHVVEIAKALKPSARGEYEITDVNREYLNRGQLKVEAFGRGMAWLDMGTESALLDSANFVATIERRQGLKIACLEEISLFKKFQTAARLRVVVEKMPKSSYTTYVQKVVDGWRDA, encoded by the coding sequence ATGAAAGGTATTGTATTGGCCGGCGGAAGCGGAACTCGTTTGTACCCATGCACGCACTCTGTTTCTAAGCAGTTACTTCCCGTTTACGATAAGCCAGCCATCTATTATCCGATTTCGGTCTTGATGCTTGCAGGCATCAAAGAAATTTTGATTATTTCCACCCCGCGCGATTTGCCTATGATTCGGTCCTTGATGGGGACCGGGGAAGATATTGGAGTTCGCTTTGAATATGCCGAGCAAGAAAAACCAAACGGCATAGCGCAGGCTTTTGTCATTGGTGAAAAGTTCATCGCCGGCGATTCGGTTTGTTTAATTTTGGGCGATAATATCTTTTACGGCGAAGGCCTTACAAGAATGCTGGAAGCGGCGGCCGGGACAAAGTCAGGCGCAAAAGTTTTCGCTTATCACGTGAACGATCCCGAACGCTATGGTGTGGTCGAGTTTGATGCGAACTACAAAGCACTTTCTATCGAAGAAAAACCGAAGGCGCCTCGTTCCAACTGGGCAGTGACCGGGCTTTATTTTTATGACCAGCACGTGGTCGAAATTGCAAAAGCCTTGAAACCAAGTGCGCGCGGCGAATATGAAATAACAGATGTGAATCGCGAGTATTTAAATCGCGGTCAGCTGAAGGTAGAAGCTTTCGGGCGCGGGATGGCGTGGCTAGATATGGGAACTGAAAGTGCGCTTCTAGATTCAGCAAACTTCGTTGCGACCATCGAACGCCGGCAAGGTTTAAAAATCGCATGCCTTGAAGAGATCTCCCTGTTTAAAAAGTTTCAAACGGCAGCACGGCTTCGCGTGGTCGTCGAAAAAATGCCGAAGAGCTCTTACACGACCTATGTGCAAAAAGTCGTGGACGGCTGGCGTGACGCTTAA
- the rfbB gene encoding dTDP-glucose 4,6-dehydratase, producing MSIIVTGAAGFIGSQFVENLLRNATSLGSQKAGHPEKITVLDKLTYAGSLATLDHAVQQAGGDQARARLEFVKGDIADRSLVYELVKRVKPKAIVNFAAESHVDRSIESAAEFIETNIMGVFSLLDAARRYHESLSSSPQASAFRFVQVSTDEVFGQLGEEGAFSEETPYAPSSPYSASKASGDHLVRAWYHTYKLPVIVTNCSNNYGPRQYPEKLIPHMIHCALKNKPLPVYGNGGNVRDWIHVDDHARGVELAMRKGTVGQSYCFGGRSERRNLDVVKAICAILDELRPRTSGSYGEQITFVEDRKGHDWRYAIDDTKSETTLGFKRRYDSFEMGLRATVQWYLENQEWVEAVTKEKK from the coding sequence TTGAGTATCATCGTGACGGGTGCAGCCGGATTCATTGGTAGCCAGTTCGTCGAGAATCTACTTCGAAACGCAACAAGCTTAGGATCACAAAAAGCTGGGCATCCGGAAAAAATCACCGTTCTCGACAAACTTACGTATGCGGGAAGTCTTGCGACTCTCGATCATGCGGTTCAGCAGGCCGGTGGCGATCAAGCGCGCGCCCGCTTAGAGTTTGTGAAAGGTGATATCGCTGATCGGTCGCTTGTGTATGAACTTGTTAAGCGCGTAAAGCCGAAAGCGATTGTCAATTTCGCAGCAGAAAGTCATGTCGATCGCTCCATTGAATCGGCGGCCGAATTTATTGAAACCAATATTATGGGTGTATTCTCTTTGCTTGATGCTGCTCGCCGATATCACGAATCATTAAGCTCCTCGCCGCAAGCTTCAGCATTTCGGTTTGTTCAAGTTTCCACCGACGAAGTGTTCGGTCAGCTGGGTGAAGAAGGTGCGTTCTCCGAAGAAACACCGTATGCACCGAGCTCACCTTATTCGGCATCGAAGGCGAGCGGAGATCATTTGGTACGCGCTTGGTATCACACCTACAAACTTCCTGTCATTGTTACCAACTGTTCAAATAACTATGGCCCTCGGCAGTATCCGGAAAAATTGATTCCGCACATGATTCATTGTGCGCTGAAAAATAAGCCGCTTCCGGTATATGGAAACGGCGGAAATGTGCGCGATTGGATTCACGTCGATGATCACGCCCGCGGAGTCGAACTAGCAATGCGTAAAGGCACTGTTGGCCAGAGCTACTGTTTTGGCGGCCGCAGTGAACGGCGCAATCTTGACGTCGTCAAAGCGATCTGCGCTATTCTAGATGAACTTCGTCCGCGAACTTCAGGTTCCTATGGCGAACAGATCACGTTCGTTGAAGATCGAAAAGGTCACGATTGGCGTTATGCGATTGACGACACAAAATCGGAAACGACACTAGGATTCAAACGTCGTTACGATTCGTTTGAAATGGGTCTTCGGGCGACGGTGCAGTGGTACCTTGAGAATCAGGAATGGGTTGAAGCTGTGACAAAGGAGAAAAAATGA
- a CDS encoding class I SAM-dependent methyltransferase, with product MFEQVSPQLKRFRMKFPVPGGETVKRHDPCGMCGAREAAKVSEIQYWDLADSHLVRCKSCGHMQLDPMLTGDVMTKGCLALYRHQQAGENSKSRSRGFFRAFRKGVAFGVTLRLMGIRPERILEVGAGDAYFMIGLKYVFPEAECTCLDIVEEILEAIKSKHGFGTICSSLEKLSPEMLPQELSDGSQKKSYAKFDLIVARDILEHVEKPRQVIENLHSVLRPGGHLYFIVPNGWQDAWQSFSRWQSDRLKSELLINHVNYYDPESLKALLVELRFKIKKWYIYDLKTFSRGAGWRMIDRHKAAKSTARSADSVIATTASISSTMADAIESPIPSVFTVGVLRPLLMAYCWFKHTPLVRVRPEAYVGEEIFCLAEKT from the coding sequence GTGTTTGAACAGGTTTCTCCACAGCTAAAACGGTTTCGAATGAAGTTTCCGGTTCCGGGTGGGGAAACCGTCAAACGTCACGACCCGTGCGGCATGTGTGGTGCCCGCGAGGCTGCGAAAGTTTCTGAGATCCAGTACTGGGATCTGGCCGATAGCCACCTAGTACGGTGCAAGTCTTGTGGTCACATGCAGCTTGACCCGATGTTAACGGGCGACGTGATGACAAAAGGTTGTCTGGCTCTTTATCGCCATCAGCAAGCTGGGGAAAATTCGAAAAGTCGAAGCCGCGGTTTTTTTAGAGCCTTTCGCAAGGGTGTGGCCTTTGGCGTGACTCTTCGATTGATGGGCATTCGTCCTGAGAGAATTTTAGAAGTCGGCGCGGGCGATGCGTACTTCATGATTGGCCTCAAATACGTTTTTCCAGAGGCCGAGTGCACCTGCCTTGATATCGTCGAAGAAATTTTAGAAGCCATTAAATCCAAACACGGCTTTGGTACCATCTGTAGCTCGCTTGAAAAGCTTTCGCCGGAAATGCTTCCGCAAGAACTTTCAGACGGCAGCCAAAAAAAGAGCTATGCGAAATTTGATCTGATCGTTGCGCGCGATATCCTTGAACACGTGGAAAAGCCAAGGCAAGTGATCGAAAACTTGCATTCGGTTCTGCGCCCTGGTGGCCACCTCTATTTCATCGTGCCGAACGGTTGGCAGGATGCATGGCAGTCGTTTTCTCGCTGGCAATCGGACCGCTTGAAGAGCGAACTCTTGATAAACCACGTGAACTACTACGATCCAGAAAGCTTGAAGGCGTTGTTGGTCGAGCTCCGATTTAAAATTAAGAAGTGGTACATCTATGATCTCAAAACTTTTTCGCGCGGTGCTGGTTGGCGCATGATCGATCGCCACAAGGCCGCGAAATCGACTGCGAGGTCAGCGGACTCGGTGATCGCCACAACCGCCAGCATTTCTTCGACGATGGCCGATGCTATTGAGAGTCCGATTCCCTCCGTTTTTACCGTTGGCGTTTTGCGCCCACTTTTAATGGCCTACTGCTGGTTCAAGCACACGCCGCTGGTGCGAGTGCGGCCCGAGGCTTACGTGGGCGAAGAAATTTTCTGTCTTGCTGAGAAAACCTGA
- a CDS encoding glycosyltransferase has translation MSSSKPPSNVKKPNFQEPAVTSGQMRAPIQAAGAPKPEAWQVPPPATTDSVEMRKLMRDGHVPDGFPGPTTILFICTRTDGGIAPKQIIDIVNVIRPSGIKCFIASPMSPPFGFELKRAADKLINIPARDFSIGALFRLRRQILKYGINVIHSHGRTAGVYSRLLGIMTKVSVIHSFHGIPNEKTVAGKFRLFVDQLLGISRFTPVVGSLAEKERALNKKLISTEHETMLIESSIDLSKYPKRKTNYSPFSKVDRNRPETLTQIQIGGFLRPESTRGHDVFLKLAKDTENQGKWSCAGLTRDKVVKFGAPPATLEIAGPMTDSSKWLYSLDVFVSTSTGDGQIYGTLNAMAAGCVCLLSNVPAHQSFLKHQAALLFDPNDPKTFATALNDIRNDKALRDMLLGNARYMLERFHNAETFQGKLVEIYRHAAKRTAGLVL, from the coding sequence ATGTCTTCCTCAAAACCACCTAGCAACGTCAAAAAGCCTAATTTTCAAGAGCCCGCTGTAACCAGCGGGCAAATGCGCGCACCGATCCAGGCCGCTGGCGCGCCGAAGCCAGAGGCGTGGCAGGTTCCACCGCCGGCCACTACGGACTCGGTGGAAATGCGAAAGCTCATGCGGGATGGTCACGTTCCCGATGGTTTTCCAGGACCGACAACAATCTTGTTTATCTGCACACGCACAGACGGAGGAATCGCACCAAAGCAAATCATCGATATCGTAAATGTTATTCGACCTTCGGGCATAAAATGTTTCATCGCGTCACCAATGAGCCCCCCGTTCGGCTTCGAATTGAAACGCGCCGCCGATAAGTTGATCAACATTCCCGCTCGTGATTTTTCAATTGGTGCGTTGTTCCGACTTCGCCGGCAAATCCTAAAATATGGAATCAATGTTATTCACTCCCACGGGAGAACCGCTGGGGTCTATTCTCGATTACTAGGAATTATGACCAAAGTTTCTGTCATTCATAGCTTTCACGGCATTCCGAACGAAAAAACAGTCGCCGGAAAGTTTCGGTTGTTTGTGGACCAATTGCTTGGAATCTCTCGGTTCACTCCCGTTGTCGGTTCGCTGGCCGAAAAAGAGCGCGCCTTGAATAAAAAGCTAATCTCGACTGAACACGAAACAATGCTCATTGAAAGTTCTATTGATTTATCCAAGTACCCAAAACGGAAAACCAATTACTCGCCATTCAGTAAAGTCGATCGCAATCGCCCAGAAACTCTGACACAAATTCAAATTGGCGGCTTCCTTCGGCCAGAAAGTACGCGCGGGCATGACGTATTTTTAAAACTGGCGAAAGATACCGAAAATCAAGGCAAGTGGTCTTGCGCCGGCCTTACGCGGGACAAAGTTGTCAAATTCGGCGCACCTCCTGCCACGTTAGAAATCGCCGGCCCAATGACTGATTCATCCAAATGGCTGTATTCGCTGGACGTGTTCGTTAGCACATCGACCGGCGACGGGCAAATTTACGGAACCCTCAATGCGATGGCCGCAGGGTGCGTTTGCCTCCTATCAAACGTGCCGGCACATCAAAGTTTTCTTAAGCACCAAGCCGCGCTTCTCTTCGATCCAAATGATCCGAAAACCTTTGCCACCGCACTCAACGATATCCGAAACGACAAAGCTCTTCGCGACATGTTGCTCGGAAACGCCCGTTACATGCTTGAGCGCTTCCACAATGCTGAAACTTTCCAAGGCAAATTGGTCGAAATCTATCGCCATGCCGCCAAGCGCACTGCGGGTCTTGTTCTCTAA
- a CDS encoding class I SAM-dependent methyltransferase: MQTCNLSDYDPHMSELRLPELKKLDVGCGNHRLDGAVGIDQFPTPKVDVVHDVNQAPWPLDANRFEFVRCQHAIEHFRECHTVAREMYRVCKDGATVSFITPHYSSYASWGDPTHVHHFALGSIPQLFQQAIGDGKYEVVENRLKFTGSLFDLPGMLIYKLSPRKYEKYFAWTFPCNEIHTTIKFRK; encoded by the coding sequence ATGCAGACATGCAACCTTTCGGATTATGATCCGCACATGTCAGAACTTAGACTTCCAGAACTCAAGAAACTTGATGTTGGTTGCGGAAATCACCGCCTCGATGGCGCTGTTGGAATTGATCAATTTCCAACGCCTAAGGTGGACGTCGTTCACGATGTGAATCAAGCGCCGTGGCCCCTAGATGCAAATCGCTTCGAATTTGTTCGCTGCCAACATGCGATCGAACATTTTCGCGAATGCCACACAGTCGCTCGCGAAATGTACCGTGTGTGTAAGGACGGAGCGACTGTGAGTTTCATTACGCCCCACTATAGCTCCTACGCAAGCTGGGGAGACCCCACGCACGTCCATCACTTTGCTCTTGGATCGATCCCGCAGCTGTTTCAGCAAGCGATTGGCGATGGAAAGTATGAAGTCGTCGAGAACCGTTTAAAATTCACGGGTTCGCTTTTTGATCTGCCAGGAATGTTGATCTATAAACTGTCGCCGCGAAAATACGAAAAATATTTCGCGTGGACATTTCCCTGCAACGAAATCCACACGACCATTAAGTTTCGAAAGTAG